Proteins encoded by one window of Macadamia integrifolia cultivar HAES 741 unplaced genomic scaffold, SCU_Mint_v3 scaffold94, whole genome shotgun sequence:
- the LOC122070521 gene encoding nuclear pore complex protein NUP50A-like isoform X2 produces the protein MGDSENTVPSSKKRVAGRELSRDNPGLDDEDESPEQETGTFKRASDEVLATRRIVKVRRQQPPAAASSNPFAAIRLVNPPTESSTKPAEVIPEAHPGEQKVSEGAEGTSDVGTETEKEPEITEPKQDKNDKPSENRIDEPKAESDNDKRKSGPVDEVGEPEIGEEKEAVDETEKVAEEENGQPNTASPLSSFRQLSSNQNAFTGLVGTGFSSSSFSFGLIPKDGSGVGFGSGAGPRFGLNNDKPSSYPPFSFGSSNNGSPSVFRTGGESSVAKSEGGGPSLQEVQVETGEENEKAVFSADAVLFEYLDGGWKERGKGELKVNVSTSGTEKARLIMRARGNLRLILNASLYPDMKFTNMDKKGITFACINSTGECKEGLSTFALKFKDGSIVEEFRGEVMAHKV, from the exons ATGGGTGATTCAGAAAATACAGTTCCTTCTTCAAAAAAGAGGGTTGCTGGGAGAGAGCTGTCTCGGGATAATCCTGGACTGGACGATGAGGATGAGTCTCCTGAGCAAGAGACTGGGACATTCAAGAGGGCTAGTGATGAAGTGTTGGCGACCAGAAGAATTGTTAAGGTTCGCCGTCAACAACCTCCAGCAGCTGCCTCTTCCAATCCTTTTGCTGCAATCCGTTTAGTAAATCCTCCTACTGAATCCAGTACAAAACCAGCTGAAGTTATCCCTGAAGCACATCCTGGTGAGCAAAAAGTTTCAGAAGGAGCAGAAGGAACAAGTGATGTGGGTACAGAAACTGAAAAGGAGCCTGAAATAACTGAGCCAAAACAAGATAAGAACGATAAGCCATCAGAAAACAGGATTGATGAACCAAAGGCCGAATCTGATAATGATAAGAGGAAAAGTGGTCCAGTTGATGAAGTAGGTGAACCTGAGATTGGTGAGGAAAAGGAAGCTGTTGATGAAACTGAGAAGGTAGCTGAGGAAGAGAATGGTCAGCCAAATACAGCTTCTCCTCTAAGTTCATTTCGACAATTGTCAAGCAACCAAAATGCCTTCACGGGTCTTGTTGGTACTGGATTTTCCAGTTCGTCATTCTCCTTTGGCTTAATTCCAAAAGATGGTTCTGGAGTTGGTTTTGGCTCTGGTGCTGGGCCTCGGTTTGGGCTTAACAATGACAAACCATCTTCTTATCCGCCCTTCAGTTTTGGTAGCTCTAACAACGGGAGCCCTTCTGTCTTTAGAACTGGAGGGGAATCCAGTGTTGCTAAGAGCGAGGGAGGTGGCCCCTCCTTGCAGGAGGTTCAGGTTGAGACAGGGGAAGAGAATGAGAAGGCTGTTTTTAGTGCTGATGCTGTGTTGTTTGAGTATCTTGATGGAGGGTGGAAGGAACGAGGAAAAGGAGAACTCAAAGTGAATGTTTCAACGAGTGGAACTGAAAAGGCCAGACTTATTATGAGAGCTAGGGGAAACTTACGGTTGATCTTGAATGCAAGTCTTTACCCAGACATGAAATTCACAAATATGGACAAGAAGGGCATCACTTTTGCTTGCATAAATAGCACAGGAGAATGTAAGGAAGGGCTTTCTACATTTGCCTTGAAGTTCAAGGATGGTTCCATTGTGGAAGAGTTCCGTGGAGAAGTTATGGCACACAAAG TGTGA
- the LOC122070533 gene encoding thionin-like protein 2, protein MAMERRNNVRAVVFMMIMVLGLLQAATQTSAGFSACYGQCFIFCILKPNETVCTCTLQCLKDCIIPSSSSSSMPSSIDHVSSSSSLTDQYCNLGCAIFSCATLSTKKNPGGKEVESCVSSCSQICNPTR, encoded by the exons aTGGCTATGGAGAGAAGAAACAATGTAAGGGCTGTGGTGTTCATGATGATAATGGTGTTGGGGTTGTTGCAGGCGGCAACACAGACCTCAGCTGGTTTCAGCGCTTGCTATGGTCAATGCTTTATTTTCTGCATATTGAAACCAAATGAAACCGTTTGTACTTGTACCTTACAATGCTTGAAAGATTGCATaatcccatcttcttcttcttcttcaatgcctTCATCTATTGACCATGTTTCCTCTTCTTCGTCACTCACCGATCAATACTGCAACCTTGGTTGTGCTATTTTCTCTTGTGCCACTCTCAGTACCAAAAAGAACCCAg GTGGTAAAGAAGTGGAAAGTTGTGTGAGCTCTTGCTCCCAGATTTGCAACCCAACTCgttaa
- the LOC122070521 gene encoding nuclear pore complex protein NUP50A-like isoform X1, which produces MGDSENTVPSSKKRVAGRELSRDNPGLDDEDESPEQETGTFKRASDEVLATRRIVKVRRQQPPAAASSNPFAAIRLVNPPTESSTKPAEVIPEAHPGEQKVSEGAEGTSDVGTETEKEPEITEPKQDKNDKPSENRIDEPKAESDNDKRKSGPVDEVGEPEIGEEKEAVDETEKVAEEENGQPNTASPLSSFRQLSSNQNAFTGLVGTGFSSSSFSFGLIPKDGSGVGFGSGAGPRFGLNNDKPSSYPPFSFGSSNNGSPSVFRTGGESSVAKSEGGGPSLQEVQVETGEENEKAVFSADAVLFEYLDGGWKERGKGELKVNVSTSGTEKARLIMRARGNLRLILNASLYPDMKFTNMDKKGITFACINSTGECKEGLSTFALKFKDGSIVEEFRGEVMAHKGFECPSKSPHKEESPFVPERARLC; this is translated from the exons ATGGGTGATTCAGAAAATACAGTTCCTTCTTCAAAAAAGAGGGTTGCTGGGAGAGAGCTGTCTCGGGATAATCCTGGACTGGACGATGAGGATGAGTCTCCTGAGCAAGAGACTGGGACATTCAAGAGGGCTAGTGATGAAGTGTTGGCGACCAGAAGAATTGTTAAGGTTCGCCGTCAACAACCTCCAGCAGCTGCCTCTTCCAATCCTTTTGCTGCAATCCGTTTAGTAAATCCTCCTACTGAATCCAGTACAAAACCAGCTGAAGTTATCCCTGAAGCACATCCTGGTGAGCAAAAAGTTTCAGAAGGAGCAGAAGGAACAAGTGATGTGGGTACAGAAACTGAAAAGGAGCCTGAAATAACTGAGCCAAAACAAGATAAGAACGATAAGCCATCAGAAAACAGGATTGATGAACCAAAGGCCGAATCTGATAATGATAAGAGGAAAAGTGGTCCAGTTGATGAAGTAGGTGAACCTGAGATTGGTGAGGAAAAGGAAGCTGTTGATGAAACTGAGAAGGTAGCTGAGGAAGAGAATGGTCAGCCAAATACAGCTTCTCCTCTAAGTTCATTTCGACAATTGTCAAGCAACCAAAATGCCTTCACGGGTCTTGTTGGTACTGGATTTTCCAGTTCGTCATTCTCCTTTGGCTTAATTCCAAAAGATGGTTCTGGAGTTGGTTTTGGCTCTGGTGCTGGGCCTCGGTTTGGGCTTAACAATGACAAACCATCTTCTTATCCGCCCTTCAGTTTTGGTAGCTCTAACAACGGGAGCCCTTCTGTCTTTAGAACTGGAGGGGAATCCAGTGTTGCTAAGAGCGAGGGAGGTGGCCCCTCCTTGCAGGAGGTTCAGGTTGAGACAGGGGAAGAGAATGAGAAGGCTGTTTTTAGTGCTGATGCTGTGTTGTTTGAGTATCTTGATGGAGGGTGGAAGGAACGAGGAAAAGGAGAACTCAAAGTGAATGTTTCAACGAGTGGAACTGAAAAGGCCAGACTTATTATGAGAGCTAGGGGAAACTTACGGTTGATCTTGAATGCAAGTCTTTACCCAGACATGAAATTCACAAATATGGACAAGAAGGGCATCACTTTTGCTTGCATAAATAGCACAGGAGAATGTAAGGAAGGGCTTTCTACATTTGCCTTGAAGTTCAAGGATGGTTCCATTGTGGAAGAGTTCCGTGGAGAAGTTATGGCACACAAAG GTTTTGAATGCCCAAGCAAGTCCCCACACAAAGAAGAAAGTCCTTTTGTCCCTGAGAGAGCAAGGCTGTGCTAA